One Helianthus annuus cultivar XRQ/B chromosome 7, HanXRQr2.0-SUNRISE, whole genome shotgun sequence genomic region harbors:
- the LOC110867760 gene encoding mitogen-activated protein kinase kinase kinase 17, which produces MHPPMEDWVRCQAIGQGSSANVSLAKPANHTSRFPPLIAVKSCHVARSSSLKNEFTILNELKGCPEIVECYGECFTLENSERLYNVVLEYACGGSLADKVKSSENLRLSESVVRRYTKSILKGLQFIHRRGFVHCDIKLQNVLVFSGDNVKIADFGLAKKADAAEAAEGFDTKYEVRGTPLYMSPETVSGGEQGPAADVWAVGCVVSEMISGKPAWRCTDIGALLMKIGSGDDIPAIPGKLSDVGKDFLGKCFEKDVSKRWTAEMLLNHPFMDGEDEFPSNSPRNPFDFPEWESERWDMVTVTTTTTKSFSSPELESWAGVEACVSTASRLQQLVVEERPDWFFTSSWITVREPQFS; this is translated from the coding sequence ATGCATCCACCCATGGAGGACTGGGTCAGATGCCAAGCAATCGGGCAAGGTAGTAGCGCAAATGTTAGTTTAGCGAAACCCGCAAATCATACTTCACGTTTTCCGCCATTGATCGCGGTTAAATCGTGTCATGTGGCCAGGTCAAGCTCTTTAAAGAACGAGTTTACAATCTTGAATGAACTTAAAGGGTGCCCGGAGATTGTCGAGTGTTACGGCGAATGTTTTACGCTTGAAAACAGTGAAAGATTGTATAATGTTGTATTAGAGTATGCTTGTGGAGGATCTTTAGCCGACAAGGTGAAGAGTTCGGAGAACTTAAGGTTGTCGGAATCTGTTGTTCGAAGGTACACGAAATCGATATTAAAAGGGCTTCAGTTTATTCACCGGAGAGGGTTTGTGCATTGTGATATCAAGCTTCAGAATGTTTTAGTGTTTTCCGGCGACAATGTTAAGATTGCCGATTTCGGGTTAGCGAAAAAGGCGGATGCGGCTGAGGCAGCGGAGGGTTTTGATACTAAATATGAGGTACGAGGTACGCCGTTGTATATGTCGCCGGAAACTGTATCCGGCGGGGAGCAGGGGCCGGCGGCGGATGTATGGGCGGTTGGGTGCGTTGTGTCGGAGATGATTTCTGGTAAGCCGGCATGGAGGTGTACGGATATAGGCGCGCTTTTGATGAAAATCGGCTCCGGGGATGACATTCCGGCGATTCCCGGGAAGTTGTCGGATGTCGGAAAAGATTTTCTCGGAAAATGTTTTGAGAAAGATGTGAGTAAAAGATGGACGGCTGAGATGCTTTTAAATCATCCGTTTATGGATGGTGAGGATGAATTCCCATCGAATTCGCCAAGAAATCCGTTTGATTTTCCGGAATGGGAATCGGAGCGATGGGATATGGTAACGGTAACGACAACGACAACGAAGTCGTTTAGCTCGCCGGAATTGGAATCGTGGGCTGGAGTAGAGGCGTGTGTGTCGACGGCAAGTCGGTTACAGCAGTTGGTGGTGGAGGAGAGACCCGATTGGTTTTTTACAAGTAGTTGGATCACGGTTAGAGAGCCGCAATTTTCATGA